The sequence TCGTTGCTCTAGGTTACTCTGGTTGGACTGCTGGGCAGTTAGAACATGAACTGGCGGAAAACTCTTGGTTAACCGTAGAGGCCGACCCCATCGTAATATTTGAAACTCCGGTACAGGAAAGATGGCAGAAAGCAGTAAAAATGCTCGGTGTTGAACCATCTCAATTATCAGCAGATGCTGGACATGCATGAATAAGCTAAAAACAAATATAACTAAGAGTACAAAATGAGTTCTAATTCTAAAACCATCATCGCTTTTGATTTCGGAACAAAAAGTATCGGAAGCGCGGTTGGACAAGAAATAACAGGTACAGCAACACCCTTAAAAGCCTTTAAAGCGAACGATGGTGTTCCAAATTGGGACGACATAGAAAAACTACTTAAAGAGTGGCAGCCTGATCTAATTGTTGTTGGCCTCCCAACAGATCTGCACGGTAAAGATTTAGAAAGCATTACACCACGAGCTAAAAAATTTGCTAACCGACTTCATGGACGCTTTGGCTTTGCTGTCGAACTGCATGATGAACGACTTTCAACAGCTGAAGCAAGGGCAGATCTATTCGAAATGGGTGGATATAAAGCGTTAAGCAAAGGCAATATAGATTGCCAGTCCGCAGTGGTTATTTTAGAGAGTTGGTTTGAAGCCCAATGGAATGAATAAACAATAATTAGCGATAATTACAACTAATTATCGCTAATTCCGCAGACTCAATTAACCCATATCTATTTTGACACCAGCAAGTGCGCTGGTGGACACATCACCACTATTCGTCTTCAACATTAATCTCAAATCATTTGCTGAGTCAGCGCTGTGTAATGCATCGGCTTCTGTAATCTTGCCTTCACTCACTAATTGATAAAGCGATTGATCAAATGTTCTCATGCCGGCTTCAGAGGACTTGACCATTGTTGACTTCAGTTCATGGAGTTCACCTCGACGAATCAAATCTGCTACTCGAGGAGTATTAAGTAACACCTCAAATACACCATGCCGACCACGCCCACTTTTATCCACCACTAACTGCTGAGCAATTATCCCTTTTAAATTACTGGATAAATCATACAAAAACTGCTCTTTATGATCTTTAGGGACTAAATTTAGAATTCTTTCCAACGCTTGATTAGCATTATTGGCATGTAACGTAGCCATACAAAGATGGCCTGTCTCTGCGAATGTCATCGCAAACTCCATCGTTTCACGACTGCGAATTTCACCAATTAAGATCATATCTGGAGCTTGACGAAGAGAGTTTTTCAGCGCGACTTCATAGCTTGCCGTATCTAATCCGACTTCCCTTTGCGTAACAATACATTGATTATGCTCATGCACAAATTCAATAGGATCTTCCACTGTCAAAATATGTCCACTTCTATTTTGATTACGATATCCAGTCATCGCTGCCATCGTCGTCGATTTTCCCGAACCTGTCGCCCCAACAATCAACACCAATCCTCTTTTTCCAATAGAAAGCTCTTTCAAGACATCTGGAAGCTTCAGATCATCAAAACTAGGGATTTGTGTCTCTATTCTCCTTATTACGGCGCCAGGCAGCTCTCGTTGGAAAAAAGCACTAACCCGATAACGGCCACTATCGCGTACGATAGCAAAATTAGCTTCTTTGGTTCGAATAAACTCAGTTGTTTTA is a genomic window of Vibrio algarum containing:
- a CDS encoding PilT/PilU family type 4a pilus ATPase → MDLNALLHEMTSNKASDIYITVDSPCLLRIDGQLRPFGKKLDQEGVTSLLDALMDKDKTTEFIRTKEANFAIVRDSGRYRVSAFFQRELPGAVIRRIETQIPSFDDLKLPDVLKELSIGKRGLVLIVGATGSGKSTTMAAMTGYRNQNRSGHILTVEDPIEFVHEHNQCIVTQREVGLDTASYEVALKNSLRQAPDMILIGEIRSRETMEFAMTFAETGHLCMATLHANNANQALERILNLVPKDHKEQFLYDLSSNLKGIIAQQLVVDKSGRGRHGVFEVLLNTPRVADLIRRGELHELKSTMVKSSEAGMRTFDQSLYQLVSEGKITEADALHSADSANDLRLMLKTNSGDVSTSALAGVKIDMG
- the ruvX gene encoding Holliday junction resolvase RuvX — encoded protein: MSSNSKTIIAFDFGTKSIGSAVGQEITGTATPLKAFKANDGVPNWDDIEKLLKEWQPDLIVVGLPTDLHGKDLESITPRAKKFANRLHGRFGFAVELHDERLSTAEARADLFEMGGYKALSKGNIDCQSAVVILESWFEAQWNE